AGTTGAAATTAGGACAtgctttatttgttttttcaaaattcGTGGTTTTGTGTTTCGGACATATTTAAGAATCTCGCTTTAGAAGATGGTGTTGTGCTCCTTGAATAATTTGGTGGCTTAAAAAAGCAAAAATAGACCGTTGAAATAATTGAACTCGCAAATCCCTCCTTTGCGGGGGTATTTCGGTCAATTACTTACTGCAACGACACCGTTTGGGTTGTCGGTGGTGGGGTTATGAACAGTATAAACCCTCATAATTGCATGGTGAAAATGTTGGAATGTGGGACGTGTCTGCAATGAGTACCTCCAAATTTCCAAAGGCGTGATTGTCTGCTGGATTTTTCTTCATCAAAATTATggaattaaattatttaattaattggaatttggaagcTTTAATTTTGTTCGATCTGTCTGAATTTCTTTGATGTATTTGTTTGACAGATTGAAGACATTGTTCAATTGGAATGGCTGTCAAACTTCTGCGAGGATTCCTTCTCCGGAGGAAGCCTAACGATCAACAAACCAGACAACTCCTTCGTCAACAACGAATCATCCCACCGGCAGTTCCAGACCTCCAGCCCCATTTCCGTCCTCGACAGCAGCAGCTCCTGCTCCGTCGAGAAGAGTGTGCCGCAAAGCCCTGGCCCGGTGGTTCCTGGCAAGCGCGGACGGGCTCGCAGCAAGCGTCCCCGCCCAGCTACATTCAACCCTCGTCCCGCAATTCAACTCATTTCCCCTGCCTCCTCTGTTACTGAGGCCGAGGCCCTTCAGCATCAGCCTTTGCTCCCTCCGAAGCTCCATTCGGATTCTGAGAATTTCGCAGAGTCCCGTCCTGTGATCAAGATACCGAAGCAAGCTTCCGGggagcagaagaagaaaaagaagatcaAGTTGACGCTTCCCCAGGCTCCGGCAGAGGGAAATCAAAGTTCCGGCACCACTCAGGGAGCAGTGAGAAAGTGCTTGCATTGTGAGATTACTAAGACACCCCAGTGGAGGGCAGGCCCAATGGGGCCAAAAACTCTTTGCAATGCCTGTGGCGTCCGCTACAAGTCAGGCCGGCTCTTCCCTGAGTACCGGCCTGCTGCCAGCCCTACCTTTGTCCCAGCCTTGCACTCCAATTCCCACAAGAAGGTTATCGAGATGAGAAACAAAGGCGGCGAACTGGTCCCTTTCGGAGAGACCGCAAGAGCAATGACCGAAACTCCAGAGCTCATCCCCAATGCTAACCACAGCATTTCGCTGGATTACATGTGAGGGGGAGGAGGATAACGTTCCCTAGTCGGAACACTCCGCAGTCCACAGCGCTTCGTTCTC
This region of Malus domestica chromosome 07, GDT2T_hap1 genomic DNA includes:
- the LOC103410574 gene encoding GATA transcription factor 8-like, with the protein product MIGQSFIDDIDCGSLFDTIDDLLDFPTDDVESALGPAPDCNAAFNSSSLWPSQSGSLQPPNEAVFSGNSASDLSAELDVPIEDIVQLEWLSNFCEDSFSGGSLTINKPDNSFVNNESSHRQFQTSSPISVLDSSSSCSVEKSVPQSPGPVVPGKRGRARSKRPRPATFNPRPAIQLISPASSVTEAEALQHQPLLPPKLHSDSENFAESRPVIKIPKQASGEQKKKKKIKLTLPQAPAEGNQSSGTTQGAVRKCLHCEITKTPQWRAGPMGPKTLCNACGVRYKSGRLFPEYRPAASPTFVPALHSNSHKKVIEMRNKGGELVPFGETARAMTETPELIPNANHSISLDYM